GGCCTCGTCGGCGGCCGGATGGCCGGGTTCGTGGATCCCGGTGTACACGCAGCGGCCCAGGTGCTCGACGAAGGAGCCGAAGAGACGGGCGTTCACCTCTCCCACGGTGAAGGCCGGATCGAGCGTGAAACGGGCGATGCTGTCGGGCATGGTGTCCTTCCGGGAGGCGGGGGTGTCGGGGGGTGACGACCGGACCGGCCGTCACCGAACGGGGGCAGGGGGCCGGGACCGGGCTGGTCGCCGGCCGTCGCCCGCCGGGCCGTCCTGATCGCGCGGCGTCCATGAAGGGCGGCTCCTTCGCTCGGCGGGACGGAAGGGAGCGGCCGCGAATCGTTCGACATACCGTCAGCCGCACGCTACTTCGAACGGGACCGTAGACGTGGGTCGATGAACCGTCAATGACTTTCACCGAGATCACGGACGATGTCCGATCTGTCGAACGGAGAGCTCACCGAGAGGGGCACTCGCAGCGTCCGCGCCACTGCCGCCACCCTGGGGGAGGTGACGCGCAAGGCGATCGACTCTACGGTCCGTCCGAATGAACGACCATTGTTCGACATACAGAACAGGAGTGTCCTCGTGACCCGGCGCACCCGAACCCCGGCCGAGGTCGCGGGACCCGTCCAGGGGCGCGGACCCGTCCACGCGGTTCAGACGGTGATCCGCTTGTCGGGCGCGTGACGCATGGAGAGGAACCGGTTCGGCCGAAGCGGTTCGTGGACTCTCGTTCGAGCCACGCTTCGATGTCTTCGGATTCTCGCCCCATTCCCATGCCGAGCACCCCCTGGAGCACCGGCCAGGCCCGCCAGTGCGTACGGCTCTGGCTTCCGTCTGTGGCCCAGGGGCAAGACGGAGGAGCCACCGCTACAGGGTGTCCCCATCCGGCTCCGCCTCGCGGGTCCCGCCATGAGGCACCGTCCGCGACTCGGACCCGTGGGCACGCGATGTCGCGATGCGATTGAGTGTGCACGTCAAGTACTGCAGGAGTCGGAGGGGTTGAGGGTGCTCAAGCTGGTACGGGGGCTTGCAGGGGGAACAGTGCTGACAGGCGCGCTGACGGCATGCGGAAGCGGCGGCGCCGGTGACGGCGGCGCAGCGGGTGCTGCCGGCGACACCGGCGGCGGCCAGGACGAGGCCCAGGTCGTCGTGACCGAGGACATGATCCGCACAGCCCTCATCAGCAAGGCCACGGCCCCGTGAGGGTTGGCGCCGGCAAGACGCCAGAATCGACGAGGACGCCGGCGACAGGATGCGAGACTGCGAGGAGCAGACGGGGACGAACTGCGGCGGGTTCGTCACGATCGGGTCGACGCTGCTGGTTCTCGAAGACGATGGCGGGGCATCGAAGACCCCGATGATCAGGTTCACCATCCTGTCGTTCCGGTCGACGGACGATGCGAAGGTCGCGCTGAAGGGCATGGCAGCCGAACAGCGACAGGGATGGGCCGATGTGAAGCCGCTGAAGATCTCGGCAGGCGCGGACGAGACTGATGCCTTCACCGGCGAGCACACCGAGGTCATGATGCGTCTCGGAGGCGCTCTGATCCGCATGGAGAGCATGCAGCTGAAGGAGAACGAGCCCTACGGCGAACTCGCCAGGCTCCAGGTCGACCGCCTCAAGAAGACCATGGAGGGCGAGAACCCCGACGCCTGAGGCTGACGCCGTTGGGGCGGTCGGGATGCAGTCAGGCGTTCCGACCGTTCTTCTGAGGCCGGGCCGAAGCCGAACGACCCGGGGTGAGGCGGCTCCGGCCGGCCCACCCACCCCCTCGCCCGGACCCCCGCGGCCCGGGGCGGGGGCCCGTATCGACGCGACGGTGACCCGTCGGCCGGACGGCCCCCGCGCGCGGCCGTTCGGCCGCGCCGTCATCCCGTGACTTCGCCGCCGGATCGGAGCGACAGGCGGAAGCGGATGGTCGTGCCGGTGTCGGCCGTGTGGGCGCGGACCAGTTCGGACACCTGGTTGACCACCAGGAGGCCGCGGCCGCCGATCTGTTCGGGGCGGCGCGCGAGGGCCCCGCGAGCGGGTCGCCGAGTCGGCCGGCGTCCTCCACCTGGCAGTACACCCGCTCGTCGTGGTGCCAGAGCCGCACGGTGCCGCGACCGCCTCCGTGCAGGACGCTGTTGGTGGTCAGCTCGGCGACGGCGAGGGCGAAGTCGTCGAGGGGGCGGTCGGCGAGGCCGAACCCGCGAGCGACCGAGACCGCGAAGTAGCGGGCGTCGGGGAGGGTGGTCTCGTCGAAGTCGAGGGACGTGGCGGTGGCCGGCGCGGGCAGCGGGCGGTTGCCGGCGGCGATGCCCCGCTCGGGCGTGTAGGCGGCGCTGGCGGTCTCGATCCCGTCGTCGATGACGACGGGGTGCGTGGCGTGCGCGTCGGCGAGGACGTCGGCGTCGAGGCCCGCGGCGTCGTACGGGCAGAGGACGGTGACGGACCGGCCGCGGAACGCGAGGTTGATGAGGGCCTCGTGCTGGACGCAGGCCGGGTACTCCTCCTCGCTGCGGGAGGCCCAGATCGGTTCGCCGATGATGCGGACGCGGCCGGTGGGGAAGCGGTCGGCGAAGGCCATGAGGACGCCGGGGATGATGCGCCCGGGGTTGCGTCCGACCTCGGCCATGTCGAGGAGACGGACACGTTCGGCGGCGGTGCCGAGTTCGCCGCGCAGCAGCCGCAGCCGGTCGCCGGGGACCGCGACGGCCACCGGCTCGTCCTTCGCGAGCCCGTCCAGGACGAACGGTACGGTCCCCGCCAGGTAGGCGGCGTCGTCACGGTAGAAGAGCGCGGGATGGACGAAGGGGTCCATCCCGTTTCGGGTGTTCATCGCGGGCTCACCCCGTTCCTCGGCCTGTCCGGTCCGGCGGTGCCGGAGGGCGCGGGTGTGGTGGACGCGCCCGTGGGCTCCGTGGCACCCGTCGCCCCCGACCGGTGCCGCCCCTGCCCCGGTCCGCCGCCGGGCGGCGGGGTCGGCCGCCGGCCGCTCCGTACCTGTGTCACCATCCCCGTGCACCGGACGATACAGCTCCCGCTCCGCCGTCGCGTGGGCGACGCCCCTCCTCCGGACGCCCGGAGCCTACCGGGAGCGTGTTTCCCGTTCGGCCGAGGTCATGCCAAAAAGGATCCACCGACCTCACGACACCGGCGTGAGGGGGAAACCCGCAGGCAGGGCGCCCCGGTCGGCGGCCGGGAGCGGGCCCGCGCGGCCGGTAGTGTGGCCGGCGGCACATCCGGACGGCGTGGGCGGACGGCATGGGCGGCGCCCCGCCGACGCCTGGCCGGCACGGCGCGGCTCGGGGATATGGTTGTGACCCCGGGACGGCCCGGCCGGGGCGCCGTACATGGAACCGACGGGCCACCGAGAGGTGGCGGCCGCCGCGTGGAAAGGTCCGTCCGTCGGCCCGGGGCGGCTCGCGGGCGGGCGACGGGAGACGCTCGGCGACGATGGCACGGAGGGAGTGCGGCAGACCGTGAGGTGGTGCTTCCCACAGGGCGCGGTGTACGACGGCCCGCGGCCCCACCGTCCACGATCGCTCGGCGGGGACCCGGGATCGAGGCGTGGCGCGCGGGGCCGGGCGACGAGGTCCGACAGCGCTGATTCGGAGTGTCACTGTTATGGGAGTGAATCCGGCACCCTCTCACGACGGGTCCCGGGCGGCCGCCGAGGCCGCATGCGAGGTCATCGAGTTGCTGGAGGTGCTGTGGGAGCGGGGCCGGGACGCCGTCTCATCCTCTCCCGTGTCGGCCTCGCAGCTGCGGGTGCTCTACAGCCTGGACCGCGAAGAGGGCATCAACCTCCGCACGTTGGGTGAGCTGCTCGGCTCCGCGCCCTCCTCGGTGAGTCGGCTCTGCGACCGGCTGGAGGCGCTGGGCTTCGTCGAGCGCGGACCGAGCCCCGTCAGCCGCCGGGAGCTGGAGCTGCGCCTGACGGGCCACGGCAAGGCGTACCTGCGCGAACTGCGGGCGCGGCGCGAGGAGGTCCTGCTCTCCTCCATCGCGGGCATGACGCCGACGGCGCGCGAGGCGCTGTCCAAGGGACTGCGGGGCTTCCGCGACGCCATCGGGACCAAGCTGCCCGCACGGCGGGCCGACGGGTCCGACGACGAGGCGAGATCCGCCTGACCCGCTCCACCCCGACGGGGCACAGGGGGAACGGTGATCCTGCCGACCGCCCCCGCCATGGCCACCTCCCGGCCCCCGGGCGGCGGTTGACAGTCCAAGACTGTTGCCCCAGGGACACTGTTGTCAAATAGCAATGATCTTTCGGCCGGGCGTCCGCCGGGTTCAGGTCGCGGGCCGGCCGCGCCAGTCGAGGCACAGCACCAGCGCGTCGTCGCCGAGCGGCGAATCCCCCCGGTGGTCGGCGACCGCCCGCAGGACCGCTCCGGGGACCTGCGCCGCGGGCAGCAGGCCCGTCGCCGCGAGCGCCCGGGCGAGCGCCCGTTCGGTGAACAGCTCCTGGCTCGGCGAGACGCTCTCGTACACGCCGTCGCTGGCGAACAGGAGGCGGTCGCCGGGCTCGACCCGGAAGCGCTCCGGGACGTAGACGGTCTCGTCGAACATGCCGAGGGGCAGTTGGGCGTCGAAGGTGAGTTCCTCCACCTGGCGTCCGCGCCTGCGCCACACGCGGGGCGAGCCGGCCTCGACGACCTCGACCTCGCCCGTGGCGAGCTCGAACCGCATGAGGAGCACCGCGACGTGGGCGCGGCCGCCGTACTGCGCGTACACGGCCTGGTCGGCCAGGCTCGCCTGGTCGGCGAGGGGCAGTCCGGCGCGGCGGGCGTTGCGCAGGGCGTTGACGGCGAGGTTCGTCAGCAGGGCCGCCTCGATGCCCTGGCCCATGCCGTTCGTCACGGTGACCGTGAGGTGCTCCGAGGACGCCGACCAATCGAAGTTGTCGCCGTAGATGGCGTACGCGGGCTCCAGCTGCGCCCCGAGGGAGAACTCGGCGCGCGTGCACGAGCGGCCGGGCAGGAGCTGCCACTGCATCTCGGCGGCCAGCGTCAGCCGGGCGGCGCGCCGGGCCATCAGGTAGAGGTCGGTGTCCCGCTCCGCGACGAGGATCTCGTGCCCCAGGGCCTGGCAGATGTGCTCCAGGTCGGCGACGACCGCGGGGGCGTAGCGGTCGACGGGAAGCCGGACGGAGAGCACCCCCAGGCGGTCGCCGCGGATGGTGACCGGCAGGTGCACGTCCACCACGCCCGCCGCGTCGCGGTGGACGACGTGCGGCTCCTGCGCGCCGAAGGCGCGGCCCTCGGGGCTGTCGTGGAGGGGCACCGCCTCGGCGGCGCCCTCGGACGCCTGGACCGGCTGGAGGTTCTTGAGCCCGTAGTCGGCCATGCGCAGCTCGACCCGTCCGGCGCCGTACTCCTCGGTGAGGGCCATGCGGACGACGTTGAGCAGCAGGTGCGGTTCCGCGGCGCGCAGGGCGCGCTCGACACTAGTGATCTTGTTCACGTCGTCCTGTTCTGGGAGGCCCGGCTGGTCCGTCCGGGTCGTGACGATCACGCGCATTCTATGTCCGGGGCGACAACAGTTGCCGGACGGCAAGGACCTTCTACGCTCCACGGCGGGCAGTTGGTATAGATGAACGCCGAGCCGGGTCACCTGGAAGGCCCCGGATGTACGGGTATCGACGGTCTTCGTGAGGTGAGTGCCAGTGTCCACCAGTCGCTTCATGATCGAGTCCGTGGGGGCGGACCGCGTGCTGGTCCTGCGCGGCGAGCTGGACATCGAGGCCGGGCCGTGGCTGGCGTGCGCCGCCGAGGACGCCGTGGAGCAGGGGTGGGACCGGCTGGTACTGGACTGCCGGCAGGTGAGCTTCTGCGACTCCAGTGGCCTGAACACACTGCTGCGGCTGCGGGCGGTGACGTCCCGGGCCGGGGTGCCGCTGGTCCTGGCCGACCCTCCGCGCAGCATGCGGCACGTGTTGCGCATCACGGAGACGGACCGGGTCCTGACGTTGACGGACACCCTGGAGGAAGCCCTGGGGCGGCGGCCCGAGGAGGCCTCCGACAGCCCGGAACCCGGGGCCTGAGCGGGTCCGGCGGGCATCCGGGGCCCGCCTGGCGCGGCGGCACCGCAATGGCCCTATTGTCTGGTTTCAGTCACCAACCTTTGCCACTCGACAACTATGGCAATATGAGTCGACGCGATGGCTGATCATCTGTCCGGCCACCGACCAGGAAGCCGCCGGCCACCGGGGTCGACGGCACGTCCGGACCGAAACGAGGGGCGGGAACCATGACTGTGGGCCCGGGCACGGAGGAGCGCACGGTGGTGGAGCACGAGAGCGACGGCGAGCGCGCCGGCGCCGTGCCGGAGCGAGACCTCCGGCAGCTCCTCGCCGGTCTGACGGCGGTGCGGGACGGTGATTTCCGCACGCGGCTGCCGGACGACCACGACGGGCTGCTCGGCGAGATCGCGTCGGTCTTCAACGGAATGGTCGACCAGCTGTCCCTGTTCACCTCCGAGGTGACCCGCGTCGCGCGCGAGGTGGGCACCGAGGGCCGCCTCGGCGGCCAGGCCCGCGTGCCGGGCGTGGACGGCACGTGGAAGGACCTGACGGACTCGGTCAACGCCATGGCCGGCAACCTGACGACCCAGGTGCGCGACATCGCCCAGGTCGCCACCGCCGTCGCGCGGGGCGACCTCTCGCAGAAGATCACCGTCGACGCCCAGGGCGAGATCCACGAGCTGAAGAAGACCATCAACACGATGGTCGACGAGCTGTCCGCGTTCGCCGACGAGGTCACCCGCGTCGCGCGCGAGGTGGGCACCGAGGGCCGCCTCGGCGGCCAGGCGCAGGTGCCGGGTGTCGGCGGTACCTGGCGCGACCTGACCGACTCCGTGAACTTCATGGCCGGCAACCTCACCGCGCAGGTGCGGTCGATCGCCCAGGTCGCCACCGCCGTGGCGCAGGGCGACCTCACGCGCAAGATCGACGTCGACGCCCGGGGCGAGATCCTGGAGCTGAAGACCACCATCAACACGATGGTCGACCAGCTGTCCGCCTTCGCCGACGAGGTCACCCGCGTCGCCCGCGAGGTCGGCACCGAGGGCAACCTCGGCGGCCAGGCCACCGTGCGCGGGGTGTCCGGCACGTGGAAGGACCTCACCGACAACGTCAACGTGATGGCGTCGAACCTCACCGGTCAGGTGCGCTCCATCGCCCAGGTCGCCACCGCCGTCGCGCGCGGCGACCTCTCCCAGAAGATCACCGTGGAGGCGAAGGGCGAGGTGGCCGCGCTGGCGGGGGCCATCAACACCATGGTGACGACGCTGTCCGCGTTCGCCGACGAGGTCACCCGCGTGGCCCGCGAGGTCGGCACCGAGGGCATCCTCGGCGGGCAGGCGCACGTCCCGAACGTGGCCGGCACGTGGAAGGACCTCACCGACAACGTCAACTCCATGGCGAAGAACCTGACCAACCAGGTGCGCAACATCGCCCAGGTCACCACCGCCGTCGCGCAGGGCGACCTCACCCGGAAGATCGACGTCGACGCCCGCGGCGAGATCCTGGAGCTGAAGACCACCATCAACACGATGGTCGACCAGCTCTCCTCCTTCGCCGCCGAGGTCACCCGCGTCGCCCGCGAGGTCGGCAAGGAGGGTCGCCTCGGCGGCCAGGCCGAGGTGGAGGGCGTCTCCGGCACCTGGAAGCGCCTCACCGAGAACGTCAACGGGCTGGCCGGAAACCTCACCCGGCAGGTCCGCGCCATCGCCGAGGTCACCAGCGCCGTCGCCGAGGGCGACCTCACCCGGTCGATCTCCGTCGACGCCTCCGGCGAGGTGTCGGAGCTCAAGGACAACATCAACGCCATGGTGGAGTCCCTGCGCGAGACGACCCGGGCGAACCAGGAGCAGGACTGGCTCAAGACCAATCTCGCGCTGATGTCCGGCCTCATGCAGGGCCAGCGCGACCTCACGGTCGTCGCCGAGCTGATCATGGACGAGCTGACCCCGCTCGTCGGCGCCCAGTACGGCGGCTTCTACCTGGCCCAGGAGGCCCGGGACGGCATCGATCTGTCCCTCATCGCCTCGTACGGCATGCCCGTCGCCGGCTCCGACCGGCCGGCCCGCTTCCGGCTGGGCGAGTCCCTCGTCGGCCAGGCCGCCCGCAGCCGGCGGACGATCGCCATCGACGACCTGCCCGCCGGGTACGTCAGCATCTCCTCCGGGCTCGGGACGGCCGAGCCGTCCAGCCTGATCGTGCTGCCCATCGTCGTCGAGGAGCAGGTGCTCGGCGTGATCGAGCTGGCCACGCTCGGCACGTTCACGCACGTCCACCGCACCTTCCTCAACCAGCTGATGGCGACGATCGGCGTCAACGTCAACACCATCGTCGCCAACGCCCGCACCGACGAGCTGCTGGAGGAGTCGCAGCGGCTGACCGCCGAACTCCAGGCGCGCTCCGAGGAGCTCCAGGAGCAGCAGCAGGAG
This portion of the Streptomyces changanensis genome encodes:
- a CDS encoding MarR family winged helix-turn-helix transcriptional regulator; its protein translation is MGVNPAPSHDGSRAAAEAACEVIELLEVLWERGRDAVSSSPVSASQLRVLYSLDREEGINLRTLGELLGSAPSSVSRLCDRLEALGFVERGPSPVSRRELELRLTGHGKAYLRELRARREEVLLSSIAGMTPTAREALSKGLRGFRDAIGTKLPARRADGSDDEARSA
- a CDS encoding PP2C family protein-serine/threonine phosphatase, whose translation is MNKITSVERALRAAEPHLLLNVVRMALTEEYGAGRVELRMADYGLKNLQPVQASEGAAEAVPLHDSPEGRAFGAQEPHVVHRDAAGVVDVHLPVTIRGDRLGVLSVRLPVDRYAPAVVADLEHICQALGHEILVAERDTDLYLMARRAARLTLAAEMQWQLLPGRSCTRAEFSLGAQLEPAYAIYGDNFDWSASSEHLTVTVTNGMGQGIEAALLTNLAVNALRNARRAGLPLADQASLADQAVYAQYGGRAHVAVLLMRFELATGEVEVVEAGSPRVWRRRGRQVEELTFDAQLPLGMFDETVYVPERFRVEPGDRLLFASDGVYESVSPSQELFTERALARALAATGLLPAAQVPGAVLRAVADHRGDSPLGDDALVLCLDWRGRPAT
- a CDS encoding STAS domain-containing protein; this encodes MSTSRFMIESVGADRVLVLRGELDIEAGPWLACAAEDAVEQGWDRLVLDCRQVSFCDSSGLNTLLRLRAVTSRAGVPLVLADPPRSMRHVLRITETDRVLTLTDTLEEALGRRPEEASDSPEPGA
- a CDS encoding HAMP domain-containing protein, whose protein sequence is MTVGPGTEERTVVEHESDGERAGAVPERDLRQLLAGLTAVRDGDFRTRLPDDHDGLLGEIASVFNGMVDQLSLFTSEVTRVAREVGTEGRLGGQARVPGVDGTWKDLTDSVNAMAGNLTTQVRDIAQVATAVARGDLSQKITVDAQGEIHELKKTINTMVDELSAFADEVTRVAREVGTEGRLGGQAQVPGVGGTWRDLTDSVNFMAGNLTAQVRSIAQVATAVAQGDLTRKIDVDARGEILELKTTINTMVDQLSAFADEVTRVAREVGTEGNLGGQATVRGVSGTWKDLTDNVNVMASNLTGQVRSIAQVATAVARGDLSQKITVEAKGEVAALAGAINTMVTTLSAFADEVTRVAREVGTEGILGGQAHVPNVAGTWKDLTDNVNSMAKNLTNQVRNIAQVTTAVAQGDLTRKIDVDARGEILELKTTINTMVDQLSSFAAEVTRVAREVGKEGRLGGQAEVEGVSGTWKRLTENVNGLAGNLTRQVRAIAEVTSAVAEGDLTRSISVDASGEVSELKDNINAMVESLRETTRANQEQDWLKTNLALMSGLMQGQRDLTVVAELIMDELTPLVGAQYGGFYLAQEARDGIDLSLIASYGMPVAGSDRPARFRLGESLVGQAARSRRTIAIDDLPAGYVSISSGLGTAEPSSLIVLPIVVEEQVLGVIELATLGTFTHVHRTFLNQLMATIGVNVNTIVANARTDELLEESQRLTAELQARSEELQEQQQELRKSNADLEEKAALLAAQNRDIEAKTQEIEQARQELEDRARQLSLASKYKSEFLANMSHELRTPLNSLLILAQLLAQNPTRNLTPKQVEYAGVIHSAGSDLLQLINDILDLSKVEAGKMDISPEQVPLRRLLDYVEATFRPMTTQKGLEFLVSVAPGVPDELVTDDTRMRQVLRNLLSNAVKFTEAGAVELRIAPATEDELPEQMRDHGPALAFHVTDTGIGIAEHQLESIFGAFQQADGTTSRKYGGTGLGLSISREIAHLLGGAVHATSALGEGSTFTFYLPVARYAPAGPSDKDQPQITQQAARSGQDASSGAPGRLPGRRRVLVIEDRPRGLLSLVAESAVAELADNTGVADSLPGAHVRTAVGPEEAAAALAAEPCHCVVLGLDMPDGAAMRFLAAVGGDPALRQVPVLAHHTRRLEEDQKRQLETWATDKPWELLPSLDELRERIALHLTADHPADVLPRVHGPAAAAVDGAGAPGDSDLAGRVVLVVDDDARNVYALTGMLEMHGMRVLHAENGRQGLEMLTNNPDVELILMDVMMPEMDGYAATAAIRAMPDHADLPIIAVTAKAMAGDREKVLAAGANDYITKPVDAAALVDRMRRWLRR